From the Esox lucius isolate fEsoLuc1 chromosome 21, fEsoLuc1.pri, whole genome shotgun sequence genome, one window contains:
- the LOC105022010 gene encoding disco-interacting protein 2 homolog C isoform X1 → MAEREASPLPLEVRARLAELELELSEGDITQKGYEKKRSKLIRAYVPHPGGMEGMSHRPPFGPPSAARFHRRRSSGTRDERYRSDVHSEAVQAVLARHVESKVAVPMPSKRRSLVVQTSMDAYTPPGLSPLCSDSSSGSEEEAEPGDDMPGMEHWMGRPAHLGPAHLGSTSSSSSSTQSGGSGNAGRLADSLAHTHLSHPHLAHTHLTHPHLSQSHHASTHHSQTHHGISHLSLKRKAALGVAENGGSLRRSCEFGSDMLWPPPLESDENHSAPPDVSGYSSDSSHSHPHSERHIGTIARNTQKYGNAERMETGDGVPVSSRVSAKIQQLVNTLKQPRRPPLREFFVDDFEELLEVQQPDPKQPRPEGAEMLAVRGEALGVVTNWPPSLEAALQRWGTISPKAPCLTSLDTTGKPLYVLTYGKLWSRSIKLAYNILHKLGSKQEAMVRPGDRVALVFPNNDPVAFMVAFYGCLLAEVVPVPIEVPLTRKDAGSQQIGFLLGSCGVTVALTSDACHKGLPKSATGEIPQFRGWPKLLWFVTESKHLSKPPRDWFPHIKDANNDTAYIEYKTCKDGSVLGVTVMRIALLTHCQALTQACGYTEAETIVNVLDFKKDVGLWHGILTSVMNMMHVISVPYSLMKVNPLSWIQKVYLFKAKVACVKSRDMHWALVAHREQKDISLSSLRMLLVADGSNPWSISSCDAFLNVFQSKGLRSEVICPCASSPEALTVAIRRPVEDCSQPPGRGVLSMQGLSYCVVRVDTEERLSVLTVQDVGTVMPGALVCVVRPEGVPLLCKTDEIGELCVCSVATGTSYYGLTGMTKNTFEVFPVSASGGLVSEYAFVRTGLLGFVGPGGLVFISGKMDGLITVSGRRHNADDIVATALAVEPMKFVYRGRIAVFSVTVLRDERIVVVAEQRPDSTEEDSFQWMSRVLQAIDSIHGVGVFCLALVPANTLPKTPLGGIHLSETKQLYLEGGLHPCNVLMCPHTCVTNLPKPRQKQPEIGPASVMVGNLVSGKRIAMASGRDLGQSDDNDQFLFLSEVLQWRSQTTPDHILYTLLSSRGAVSSSLTCLQLHKRAERVAALLLERGGLQEGDHVALVYPPGIDLIAAFYGCLYAGCVPITVRPPHPQNISTTLPTVKMIVEVSRSACVMTTAVICKLLRSKEAVATVDIRNWPPVLDTDDLPKKKPPALYKPSNPDALAYLDFSVSTTGMLAGVQMSHNAVGAFCRSVKLQCELYPSREVAICLDPYCGLGFVLWCLCSVYSGHQSILIPPVELESNPALWLLAVSQLKVRDTFCSYSVMELCTKGLGLQTEALKARGLDLSRVRACVVVAEERPRMSLTHSFSKLFKDLGLHPRSVSTAFGCRVNLAICLQGTSGPDPTTVYVDMRALRHDRVRLVERGSPHSLPLMESGKILPGVRIIIANPETKGPLGDSHLGEIWVHSAHNGSGYYSGYGEEVLQSDHFTSRLSFGDTSTVWARTGYLGFLRRTDLTDASGERHDALYVVGALEEAMELRGMRYHPIDIETSVIRTHKSIMECAVFPWTNLLVVVVELEGSEQEALDLVPMVTKAVLEEHYLIVGVVVVTDIGVIPINSRGEKQRMHLRDGFLQDQLDPIYVAYNM, encoded by the exons gtatggAGGGTATGTCTCATCGCCCACCCTTCGGTCCCCCTTCTGCAGCTCGCTTCCACAGACGGCGCTCTTCCGGAACACGCGATGAACGCTACCGTTCAG ACGTCCACAGCGAGGCGGTTCAGGCTGTGTTAGCTAGACATGTGGAGAGCAAGGTGGCCGTGCCCATGCCCTCCAAACGACGATCACTGGTGGTACAGACATCCATGGATGCCTACACACCCccag GCCTGTCCCCTCTGTGCTCAGACTCCTCGTCGGGCTCGGAAGAAGAGGCGGAGCCAGGCGACGACATGCCCGGGATGGAACACTGGATGGGTCGCCCCGCCCACCTAGGTCCGGCCCACCTGGGCTCcacctcctcgtcctcctcttccACCCAGAGTGGCGGTAGCGGTAACGCGGGGCGACTGGCCGACTcgctcgcgcacacacacctctcGCACCCCCACCTGGCTCACACGCACCTCACCCACCCGCACCTGAGCCAGTCGCACCACGCGTCCACCCACCACTCCCAGACCCATCACG GTATAAGCCACTTGTCCCTGAAGCGGAAGGCAGCTCTGGGCGTGGCAGAGAACGGGGGCTCTCTCAGGAGGTCCTGCGAGTTTGGCTCTGATATGCTTTGGCCTCCGCCTCTGGAGTCTGATG AGAATCACTCTGCTCCACCTGATGTGTCTGGGTATTCGTCTGACTCCTCCCACTCCCACCCCCACTCAGAGCGCCACATAGGAACCATCGCCCGGAACACCCAGAAGTATGGCAACGCTGAGCGCATGGAAACCGGGGACGGGGTCCCGGTCAGCAGCCGCGTGTCGGCCAAGATCCAGCAGCTGGTGAACACCCTGAAACAGCCCCGCAGGCCCCCGCTGAGAGAGTTCTTCGTCGACGATTTCGAAGAGCTATTAGAAG TCCAGCAACCGGATCCCAAGCAGCCGCGTCCGGAGGGGGCAGAGATGTTGGCGGTGAGAGGGGAGGCGCTGGGGGTGGTGACCAACTGGCCGCCCTCCCTGGAAGCGGCCCTACAACGCTGGGGTACAATCAGCCCCAAAGCCCCCTGCCTCACCAGCCTGGACACCACCGGAAAACCGCTATATGTTCTCACATATG GAAAGCTGTGGTCTCGGAGTATCAAGTTGGCCTATAACATCCTCCACAAGCTGGGCAGCAAGCAGGAGGCCATGGTGCGCCCGGGGGACAGG GTGGCGCTGGTGTTTCCTAACAACGACCCAGTGGCCTTCATGGTGGCTTTCTACGGCTGCCTGCTGGCTGAGGTGGTCCCAGTGCCCATAGAGGTGCCCCTCACACGCAAG GACGCTGGCAGCCAGCAGATTGGATTCCTGTTAGGGAGCTGTGGTGTTACCGTGGCGCTGACCAGCGATGCCTGTCACAAAGGACTGCCCAAGAGCGCCACAGGAGAGATACCCCAGTTCAGAG gATGGCCCAAGTTGCTCTGGTTTGTAACCGAGTCCAAGCATCTCTCCAAACCACCTAGAGACTGGTTCCCTCACATCAAAGATGCCAACAATGACACGGCATACATAGAG TATAAAACATGCAAAGATGGGAGTGTCCTGGGGGTGACCGTCATGAGGATCGCTCTGCTTACTCACTGTCAAGCCCTCACACAGGCCTGTGGCTACACAGAAG CGGAGACCATAGTGAATGTTCTAGATTTCAAAAAGGACGTGGGACTGTGGCACGGAATCCTCACG AGTGTGATGAACATGATGCATGTGATCAGCGTCCCCTATTCTCTGATGAAGGTCAACCCGTTGTCCTGGATACAGAAGGTCTACCTCTTCAAAG CTAAGGTAGCGTGTGTGAAATCCAGGGACATGCACTGGGCTCTGGTGGCTCACAGAGAACAGAAGGACATCAGTCTGAGTTCACTCCGGATGCTGCTGGTCGCGGACGGATCAAACCCCT GGTCTATCTCGTCCTGCGATGCGTTCCTCAATGTATTCCAAAGTAAAGgcttgaggtcagaggtcatctGTCCCTGTGCCAGCTCTCCAGAGGCCCTGACCGTCGCCATCAGAAG GCCGGTGGAGGACTGTAGCCAGCCCCCGGGCCGAGGCGTCCTCTCCATGCAGGGCCTGAGCTACTGCGTGGTCCGCGTCGACACGGAGGAGCGTCTGTCCGTCCTGACCGTGCAGGACGTGGGTACCGTCATGCCCGGAG ccctggtgtgtgtggtgaggcCGGAGGGCGTGCCGCTGCTGTGCAAGACGGACGAGATCggggagctgtgtgtgtgttccgtcGCCACGGGGACCTCCTACTACGGGTTAACGGGGATGACCAAGAACACCTTCGAG gtgttccCTGTGTCGGCCAGCGGAGGTCTGGTCAGTGAGTATGCGTTTGTGCGTACGGGCCTGCTGGGCTTTGTGGGTCCAGGGGGCCTGGTGTTTATCTCCGGCAAGATGGACGGTCTTATCACGGTCAGCGGACGCAGGCACAATGCTGACGACATCGTTGCTACGGCGCTGGCTGTTGAGCCAATGAAATTTGTCTACAGGGGGAG gaTAGCTGTGTTCAGTGTCACTGTGCTTCGTGATGAGCGTATCGTGGTTGTAGCAGAGCAGAGGCCAGACTCAACTGAAGAGGACAGTTTTCAGTGGATGAGCCGCGTTCTGCAG GCAATAGACAGTATacatggtgtgggtgtgttttgcTTGGCGTTAGTCCCGGCCAACACCCTCCCCAAGACGCCCCTGGGGGGCATCCACCTGTCAGAGACCAAACAGCTGTACCTCGAGGGGGGGCTGCACCCCTGTAATGTCCTCATGTGTCCTCACACCTGTGTGACTAACCTACCCAAACCACGGCAGAAACAGCCAG AGATCGGTCCAGCCTCCGTGATGGTGGGCAACCTGGTGTCGGGGAAGAGGATCGCCATGGCCAGTGGCAGAGACCTGGGGCAGAGTGATGACAACGACCAG TTCCTGTTCCTGTCGGAGGTGCTGCAGTGGAGATCTCAGACCACGCCTGACCACATCCTCTACACACTCCTTAGCTCCAGG gGGGCTGTGTCCAGTTCTTTGACTTGTCTTCAGCTCCACAAGAGGGCAGAGAGAGTGGCTGCTCTGCTTCTAGAGAGAGGAGGACTCCAGGAGGGAGATCACGTAGCTCTGGTCTACCCACCAg gcATCGACCTTATTGCCGCGTTCTATGGTTGTCTCTACGCCGGCTGTGTGCCCATCACGGTCCGACCTCCCCACCCGCAGAACATCTCCACCACACTGCCCACGGTCAAGATGATAGTGGAG GTCAGTCGGTCAGCTTGTGTGATGACGACAGCTGTCATCTGCAAGCTGCTCCGGTCTAAGGAGGCGGTCGCCACAGTGGACATCAGGAACTGGCCTCCCGTCCTCGACACGG ATGACCTGCCGAAGAAGAAGCCTCCAGCACTCTACAAGCCCAGTAATCCTGATGCCTTGGCCTACCTGGACTTCAGCGTGTCCACTACTGGCATGCTAGCTGGTGTACAG ATGTCCCATAATGCAGTTGGAGCGTTCTGTCGGTCGGTGAAGCTGCAGTGTGAGCTGTATCCCTCCAGGGAGGTAGCCATCTGTCTGGACCCGTACTGTGGCCTGGGGTTTGTCCTCTGGTGTCTCTGCAG TGTGTATAGTGGCCACCAGTCCATCCtgatccctccagtagagttggAGTCTAACCCGGCCCTGTGGCTGCTTGCAGTGAGCCAGCTCAAAGTCAGAGACACCTTCTGTTCCTACAGCGTCATGGAGCTCTGCACCAAAGGACTGGGTCTGCAGACAGAAGCACtgaag GCCCGGGGCCTGGACCTGTCCCGTGTGAGGGCGTGTGTTGTGGTAGCGGAGGAGAGACCCAGGATGTCTCTGACCCACTCCTTCTCCAAGCTGTTCAAAGACCTCGGTCTGCACCCCCGCTCAGTCAGCACAGCATTCGGCTGCAGGGTGAACCTGGCGATCTGTCTGcag GGTACCTCAGGGCCGGACCCCACGACAGTGTACGTGGACATGAGAGCTCTGCGCCACGATAG GGTTCGGCTGGTGGAGCGAGGTTCCCCCCACAGCCTTCCTCTCATGGAGTCAGGAAAG ATCCTGCCGGGAGTACGCATCATCATCGCCAACCCGGAGACCAAGGGACCTCTGGGAGATTCCCACCTAGGAGAG ATCTGGGTCCATAGTGCCCATAACGGCAGTGGTTACTACAGTGGTTATGGGGAGGAGGTCCTGCAGTCCGACCACTTCACCTCCAGGCTCAGCTTCGGGGACACGTCCACCGTCTGGGCTCGCACTGGCTACCTGGGCTTCCTGCGACGCACGGACCTCACCGACGCCAGCGGAG AGAGGCACGACGCGCTGTACGTGGTCGGGGCGCTGGAGGAGGCCATGGAGCTGAGGGGGATGAGGTACCACCCGATAGACATAGAGACCTCCGTCATCCGGACCCACAAGAGCATCATGGAGTG cgcGGTGTTCCCCTGGACCAATCTGCTGGTGGTCGTGGTGGAGCTGGAAGGCTCGGAGCAGGAGGCCCTGGACCTGGTTCCCATGGTGACCAAAGCCGTGCTGGAGGAGCACTACCTCATCGTCGGGGTTGTCGTGGTGACGGACATCGGGGTTATCCCCATCAACTCTCGCGGGGAGAAGCAGCGCATGCACCTCCGTGACGGCTTCCTGCAGGACCAGCTGGATCCCATCTATGTGGCGTACAACATGTAG
- the LOC105022010 gene encoding disco-interacting protein 2 homolog C isoform X3, whose amino-acid sequence MAEREASPLPLEVRARLAELELELSEGDITQKGYEKKRSKLIRAYVPHPGGMEGMSHRPPFGPPSAARFHRRRSSGTRDERYRSDVHSEAVQAVLARHVESKVAVPMPSKRRSLVVQTSMDAYTPPGLSPLCSDSSSGSEEEAEPGDDMPGMEHWMGRPAHLGPAHLGSTSSSSSSTQSGGSGNAGRLADSLAHTHLSHPHLAHTHLTHPHLSQSHHASTHHSQTHHGISHLSLKRKAALGVAENGGSLRRSCEFGSDMLWPPPLESDERHIGTIARNTQKYGNAERMETGDGVPVSSRVSAKIQQLVNTLKQPRRPPLREFFVDDFEELLEVQQPDPKQPRPEGAEMLAVRGEALGVVTNWPPSLEAALQRWGTISPKAPCLTSLDTTGKPLYVLTYGKLWSRSIKLAYNILHKLGSKQEAMVRPGDRVALVFPNNDPVAFMVAFYGCLLAEVVPVPIEVPLTRKDAGSQQIGFLLGSCGVTVALTSDACHKGLPKSATGEIPQFRGWPKLLWFVTESKHLSKPPRDWFPHIKDANNDTAYIEYKTCKDGSVLGVTVMRIALLTHCQALTQACGYTEAETIVNVLDFKKDVGLWHGILTSVMNMMHVISVPYSLMKVNPLSWIQKVYLFKAKVACVKSRDMHWALVAHREQKDISLSSLRMLLVADGSNPWSISSCDAFLNVFQSKGLRSEVICPCASSPEALTVAIRRPVEDCSQPPGRGVLSMQGLSYCVVRVDTEERLSVLTVQDVGTVMPGALVCVVRPEGVPLLCKTDEIGELCVCSVATGTSYYGLTGMTKNTFEVFPVSASGGLVSEYAFVRTGLLGFVGPGGLVFISGKMDGLITVSGRRHNADDIVATALAVEPMKFVYRGRIAVFSVTVLRDERIVVVAEQRPDSTEEDSFQWMSRVLQAIDSIHGVGVFCLALVPANTLPKTPLGGIHLSETKQLYLEGGLHPCNVLMCPHTCVTNLPKPRQKQPEIGPASVMVGNLVSGKRIAMASGRDLGQSDDNDQFLFLSEVLQWRSQTTPDHILYTLLSSRGAVSSSLTCLQLHKRAERVAALLLERGGLQEGDHVALVYPPGIDLIAAFYGCLYAGCVPITVRPPHPQNISTTLPTVKMIVEVSRSACVMTTAVICKLLRSKEAVATVDIRNWPPVLDTDDLPKKKPPALYKPSNPDALAYLDFSVSTTGMLAGVQMSHNAVGAFCRSVKLQCELYPSREVAICLDPYCGLGFVLWCLCSVYSGHQSILIPPVELESNPALWLLAVSQLKVRDTFCSYSVMELCTKGLGLQTEALKARGLDLSRVRACVVVAEERPRMSLTHSFSKLFKDLGLHPRSVSTAFGCRVNLAICLQGTSGPDPTTVYVDMRALRHDRVRLVERGSPHSLPLMESGKILPGVRIIIANPETKGPLGDSHLGEIWVHSAHNGSGYYSGYGEEVLQSDHFTSRLSFGDTSTVWARTGYLGFLRRTDLTDASGERHDALYVVGALEEAMELRGMRYHPIDIETSVIRTHKSIMECAVFPWTNLLVVVVELEGSEQEALDLVPMVTKAVLEEHYLIVGVVVVTDIGVIPINSRGEKQRMHLRDGFLQDQLDPIYVAYNM is encoded by the exons gtatggAGGGTATGTCTCATCGCCCACCCTTCGGTCCCCCTTCTGCAGCTCGCTTCCACAGACGGCGCTCTTCCGGAACACGCGATGAACGCTACCGTTCAG ACGTCCACAGCGAGGCGGTTCAGGCTGTGTTAGCTAGACATGTGGAGAGCAAGGTGGCCGTGCCCATGCCCTCCAAACGACGATCACTGGTGGTACAGACATCCATGGATGCCTACACACCCccag GCCTGTCCCCTCTGTGCTCAGACTCCTCGTCGGGCTCGGAAGAAGAGGCGGAGCCAGGCGACGACATGCCCGGGATGGAACACTGGATGGGTCGCCCCGCCCACCTAGGTCCGGCCCACCTGGGCTCcacctcctcgtcctcctcttccACCCAGAGTGGCGGTAGCGGTAACGCGGGGCGACTGGCCGACTcgctcgcgcacacacacctctcGCACCCCCACCTGGCTCACACGCACCTCACCCACCCGCACCTGAGCCAGTCGCACCACGCGTCCACCCACCACTCCCAGACCCATCACG GTATAAGCCACTTGTCCCTGAAGCGGAAGGCAGCTCTGGGCGTGGCAGAGAACGGGGGCTCTCTCAGGAGGTCCTGCGAGTTTGGCTCTGATATGCTTTGGCCTCCGCCTCTGGAGTCTGATG AGCGCCACATAGGAACCATCGCCCGGAACACCCAGAAGTATGGCAACGCTGAGCGCATGGAAACCGGGGACGGGGTCCCGGTCAGCAGCCGCGTGTCGGCCAAGATCCAGCAGCTGGTGAACACCCTGAAACAGCCCCGCAGGCCCCCGCTGAGAGAGTTCTTCGTCGACGATTTCGAAGAGCTATTAGAAG TCCAGCAACCGGATCCCAAGCAGCCGCGTCCGGAGGGGGCAGAGATGTTGGCGGTGAGAGGGGAGGCGCTGGGGGTGGTGACCAACTGGCCGCCCTCCCTGGAAGCGGCCCTACAACGCTGGGGTACAATCAGCCCCAAAGCCCCCTGCCTCACCAGCCTGGACACCACCGGAAAACCGCTATATGTTCTCACATATG GAAAGCTGTGGTCTCGGAGTATCAAGTTGGCCTATAACATCCTCCACAAGCTGGGCAGCAAGCAGGAGGCCATGGTGCGCCCGGGGGACAGG GTGGCGCTGGTGTTTCCTAACAACGACCCAGTGGCCTTCATGGTGGCTTTCTACGGCTGCCTGCTGGCTGAGGTGGTCCCAGTGCCCATAGAGGTGCCCCTCACACGCAAG GACGCTGGCAGCCAGCAGATTGGATTCCTGTTAGGGAGCTGTGGTGTTACCGTGGCGCTGACCAGCGATGCCTGTCACAAAGGACTGCCCAAGAGCGCCACAGGAGAGATACCCCAGTTCAGAG gATGGCCCAAGTTGCTCTGGTTTGTAACCGAGTCCAAGCATCTCTCCAAACCACCTAGAGACTGGTTCCCTCACATCAAAGATGCCAACAATGACACGGCATACATAGAG TATAAAACATGCAAAGATGGGAGTGTCCTGGGGGTGACCGTCATGAGGATCGCTCTGCTTACTCACTGTCAAGCCCTCACACAGGCCTGTGGCTACACAGAAG CGGAGACCATAGTGAATGTTCTAGATTTCAAAAAGGACGTGGGACTGTGGCACGGAATCCTCACG AGTGTGATGAACATGATGCATGTGATCAGCGTCCCCTATTCTCTGATGAAGGTCAACCCGTTGTCCTGGATACAGAAGGTCTACCTCTTCAAAG CTAAGGTAGCGTGTGTGAAATCCAGGGACATGCACTGGGCTCTGGTGGCTCACAGAGAACAGAAGGACATCAGTCTGAGTTCACTCCGGATGCTGCTGGTCGCGGACGGATCAAACCCCT GGTCTATCTCGTCCTGCGATGCGTTCCTCAATGTATTCCAAAGTAAAGgcttgaggtcagaggtcatctGTCCCTGTGCCAGCTCTCCAGAGGCCCTGACCGTCGCCATCAGAAG GCCGGTGGAGGACTGTAGCCAGCCCCCGGGCCGAGGCGTCCTCTCCATGCAGGGCCTGAGCTACTGCGTGGTCCGCGTCGACACGGAGGAGCGTCTGTCCGTCCTGACCGTGCAGGACGTGGGTACCGTCATGCCCGGAG ccctggtgtgtgtggtgaggcCGGAGGGCGTGCCGCTGCTGTGCAAGACGGACGAGATCggggagctgtgtgtgtgttccgtcGCCACGGGGACCTCCTACTACGGGTTAACGGGGATGACCAAGAACACCTTCGAG gtgttccCTGTGTCGGCCAGCGGAGGTCTGGTCAGTGAGTATGCGTTTGTGCGTACGGGCCTGCTGGGCTTTGTGGGTCCAGGGGGCCTGGTGTTTATCTCCGGCAAGATGGACGGTCTTATCACGGTCAGCGGACGCAGGCACAATGCTGACGACATCGTTGCTACGGCGCTGGCTGTTGAGCCAATGAAATTTGTCTACAGGGGGAG gaTAGCTGTGTTCAGTGTCACTGTGCTTCGTGATGAGCGTATCGTGGTTGTAGCAGAGCAGAGGCCAGACTCAACTGAAGAGGACAGTTTTCAGTGGATGAGCCGCGTTCTGCAG GCAATAGACAGTATacatggtgtgggtgtgttttgcTTGGCGTTAGTCCCGGCCAACACCCTCCCCAAGACGCCCCTGGGGGGCATCCACCTGTCAGAGACCAAACAGCTGTACCTCGAGGGGGGGCTGCACCCCTGTAATGTCCTCATGTGTCCTCACACCTGTGTGACTAACCTACCCAAACCACGGCAGAAACAGCCAG AGATCGGTCCAGCCTCCGTGATGGTGGGCAACCTGGTGTCGGGGAAGAGGATCGCCATGGCCAGTGGCAGAGACCTGGGGCAGAGTGATGACAACGACCAG TTCCTGTTCCTGTCGGAGGTGCTGCAGTGGAGATCTCAGACCACGCCTGACCACATCCTCTACACACTCCTTAGCTCCAGG gGGGCTGTGTCCAGTTCTTTGACTTGTCTTCAGCTCCACAAGAGGGCAGAGAGAGTGGCTGCTCTGCTTCTAGAGAGAGGAGGACTCCAGGAGGGAGATCACGTAGCTCTGGTCTACCCACCAg gcATCGACCTTATTGCCGCGTTCTATGGTTGTCTCTACGCCGGCTGTGTGCCCATCACGGTCCGACCTCCCCACCCGCAGAACATCTCCACCACACTGCCCACGGTCAAGATGATAGTGGAG GTCAGTCGGTCAGCTTGTGTGATGACGACAGCTGTCATCTGCAAGCTGCTCCGGTCTAAGGAGGCGGTCGCCACAGTGGACATCAGGAACTGGCCTCCCGTCCTCGACACGG ATGACCTGCCGAAGAAGAAGCCTCCAGCACTCTACAAGCCCAGTAATCCTGATGCCTTGGCCTACCTGGACTTCAGCGTGTCCACTACTGGCATGCTAGCTGGTGTACAG ATGTCCCATAATGCAGTTGGAGCGTTCTGTCGGTCGGTGAAGCTGCAGTGTGAGCTGTATCCCTCCAGGGAGGTAGCCATCTGTCTGGACCCGTACTGTGGCCTGGGGTTTGTCCTCTGGTGTCTCTGCAG TGTGTATAGTGGCCACCAGTCCATCCtgatccctccagtagagttggAGTCTAACCCGGCCCTGTGGCTGCTTGCAGTGAGCCAGCTCAAAGTCAGAGACACCTTCTGTTCCTACAGCGTCATGGAGCTCTGCACCAAAGGACTGGGTCTGCAGACAGAAGCACtgaag GCCCGGGGCCTGGACCTGTCCCGTGTGAGGGCGTGTGTTGTGGTAGCGGAGGAGAGACCCAGGATGTCTCTGACCCACTCCTTCTCCAAGCTGTTCAAAGACCTCGGTCTGCACCCCCGCTCAGTCAGCACAGCATTCGGCTGCAGGGTGAACCTGGCGATCTGTCTGcag GGTACCTCAGGGCCGGACCCCACGACAGTGTACGTGGACATGAGAGCTCTGCGCCACGATAG GGTTCGGCTGGTGGAGCGAGGTTCCCCCCACAGCCTTCCTCTCATGGAGTCAGGAAAG ATCCTGCCGGGAGTACGCATCATCATCGCCAACCCGGAGACCAAGGGACCTCTGGGAGATTCCCACCTAGGAGAG ATCTGGGTCCATAGTGCCCATAACGGCAGTGGTTACTACAGTGGTTATGGGGAGGAGGTCCTGCAGTCCGACCACTTCACCTCCAGGCTCAGCTTCGGGGACACGTCCACCGTCTGGGCTCGCACTGGCTACCTGGGCTTCCTGCGACGCACGGACCTCACCGACGCCAGCGGAG AGAGGCACGACGCGCTGTACGTGGTCGGGGCGCTGGAGGAGGCCATGGAGCTGAGGGGGATGAGGTACCACCCGATAGACATAGAGACCTCCGTCATCCGGACCCACAAGAGCATCATGGAGTG cgcGGTGTTCCCCTGGACCAATCTGCTGGTGGTCGTGGTGGAGCTGGAAGGCTCGGAGCAGGAGGCCCTGGACCTGGTTCCCATGGTGACCAAAGCCGTGCTGGAGGAGCACTACCTCATCGTCGGGGTTGTCGTGGTGACGGACATCGGGGTTATCCCCATCAACTCTCGCGGGGAGAAGCAGCGCATGCACCTCCGTGACGGCTTCCTGCAGGACCAGCTGGATCCCATCTATGTGGCGTACAACATGTAG